In Crateriforma spongiae, the following proteins share a genomic window:
- a CDS encoding GspE/PulE family protein codes for MRRLGDILIEQQRLTQTQLEEAFASKPRDIMLGDWLVQRKLLNTQQLGEALAEQFMVPYLDVDPASVDLQVARLLPEDFARSQAAGAISVEGREMTLAMVAPDNIETIAEAELMTGYRIRPVVALGDAIEALISRVYDDRAFARQTIVDMKFAELEEARLSGEANLNAVVVAEQEDAPVVRLVQAILAGAVTAGASDIHLEPHKPEMRVRYRVDGELQQVMTIPNHIESPVISRIKVMGDMDTTENRRPQDGHLTVFENGKRVGFRVSCIPTVDGQKLVLRLLDEGGQTFDLAGIGLPDADYQTLSQIIDKPHGMLVVTGPTGSGKSTTLYAVLEYLNCEDRNIVTVEDPVEFRIPGINQVQSDNEFGMGFANALKFIMRQDPDVIMLGEIRDSETATTAIQAALTGHLVISTLHTNDAVGAVQRLADLGVDNFKIAGSLLGSVAQRLLRRICDNCKCEVQANENLLRALDLEGTIDLTRPFYRGRGCNKCLGTGFSGRLPIFEIMPVNPEIMSAVEAGVPHSRLRELAVRHGMVELYRAGLQQAIAGTTSLEEVYFKTAGDRRSEQQESMEAGRRETDRLVTV; via the coding sequence ATGAGACGTTTGGGCGACATCCTGATCGAACAGCAGCGTTTGACACAAACGCAGTTGGAAGAGGCTTTCGCAAGCAAGCCCCGCGACATCATGCTGGGCGATTGGTTGGTTCAACGGAAACTGTTGAACACGCAGCAACTGGGCGAAGCGCTGGCCGAACAATTCATGGTCCCGTATCTGGACGTCGATCCGGCTTCGGTCGATCTGCAAGTGGCCCGTTTGTTGCCGGAAGATTTTGCACGCAGCCAGGCCGCCGGAGCGATTTCCGTCGAAGGTCGTGAGATGACTTTGGCGATGGTCGCACCGGACAATATCGAAACCATCGCCGAAGCGGAATTGATGACGGGGTATCGCATTCGACCCGTCGTCGCGCTCGGTGATGCGATCGAGGCATTGATCAGCCGCGTTTATGACGATCGTGCGTTCGCGCGACAAACGATTGTCGACATGAAGTTCGCCGAGTTGGAAGAAGCTCGGCTTTCGGGTGAAGCCAATCTGAACGCGGTGGTGGTGGCCGAACAAGAAGATGCACCCGTGGTGCGTCTGGTCCAGGCGATTCTGGCTGGGGCCGTGACCGCAGGTGCCAGCGATATCCACTTGGAGCCACACAAACCCGAAATGCGGGTGCGTTACCGGGTTGATGGTGAACTGCAGCAAGTGATGACCATTCCCAATCACATTGAAAGTCCGGTGATCAGCCGGATCAAGGTGATGGGTGATATGGACACCACTGAAAATAGACGACCCCAGGACGGACATTTGACCGTCTTTGAAAACGGCAAACGGGTCGGCTTTCGCGTCAGCTGTATCCCCACCGTGGATGGTCAAAAACTGGTGTTGCGATTGCTGGATGAAGGTGGCCAAACCTTTGATCTGGCGGGGATCGGGCTGCCCGATGCCGACTATCAAACACTTAGCCAAATCATCGACAAGCCGCACGGCATGTTGGTGGTGACTGGTCCGACAGGAAGCGGAAAAAGCACCACGCTGTATGCGGTGTTGGAATATCTAAACTGCGAAGATCGCAACATTGTGACGGTGGAAGACCCGGTTGAGTTTCGTATTCCCGGTATCAACCAGGTGCAAAGCGACAATGAGTTTGGAATGGGTTTCGCCAACGCATTGAAGTTCATCATGCGTCAGGACCCCGATGTGATCATGCTGGGAGAAATCCGCGACAGTGAAACGGCAACCACAGCAATCCAGGCGGCGTTGACCGGTCACCTGGTGATCAGCACGTTGCATACCAACGATGCCGTAGGGGCGGTACAGCGGTTGGCCGACCTGGGAGTCGATAACTTTAAAATCGCCGGGTCGTTGTTGGGAAGCGTCGCCCAGCGATTGCTGCGACGCATCTGTGACAACTGCAAGTGTGAGGTGCAAGCAAACGAGAATCTGTTACGGGCCCTTGATCTGGAGGGCACCATCGATCTGACGCGTCCGTTTTATCGTGGAAGAGGATGCAACAAGTGTTTGGGAACCGGGTTCTCCGGGCGACTGCCGATTTTTGAAATCATGCCCGTCAACCCGGAAATCATGTCGGCCGTCGAAGCCGGGGTTCCCCACAGTCGGCTTCGTGAACTGGCGGTTCGCCACGGCATGGTGGAACTGTATCGCGCCGGGTTGCAGCAAGCGATTGCCGGAACCACATCTCTTGAAGAAGTCTATTTCAAGACGGCGGGCGATCGCCGCAGTGAACAACAGGAATCGATGGAAGCGGGACGCCGTGAAACGGACCGGTTGGTCACGGTTTGA
- a CDS encoding tRNA-dihydrouridine synthase, translated as MSLNLETRLGGLVLPSPVIVGACPLTAKENVRLAIESAGAGAIVLPSLFEEQVALWNQRNRREPVVGERPLRERAAKHDFDLQWHDAETYLSFVNRASVQSTIPVIASLNGSRSEVWVDFARELEDTGAHAIELNLTIADFDGYESAAAIEDEICQSVAAIDSVVDIPVFAKLPPLFTSVGHLARRIQSGVQGVVLFGPEPDMDLCLDDLHFQCRWGLTEKGSVVHSLRRLTQVHAMCPSIPMIANGGIGSTEDAIKALLSGADAVMVTSAIYREGPSVIRTILDGLVQFMNSHSVTGMRQLAAMRPVPGDWEKRRLGYIAALTTKVEAEPKSKDCGRVSGDRWGHVGTLGSA; from the coding sequence ATGTCATTGAATCTTGAGACGAGGCTTGGCGGATTGGTTTTGCCAAGTCCGGTGATTGTGGGAGCTTGCCCGCTGACGGCGAAGGAAAATGTCCGCTTGGCGATTGAGTCGGCTGGAGCGGGTGCGATTGTCTTGCCGTCGCTGTTCGAGGAACAGGTCGCGTTATGGAATCAACGCAATCGACGTGAGCCGGTTGTGGGGGAACGACCGCTTCGCGAGCGTGCCGCCAAGCACGATTTTGATCTTCAATGGCACGATGCCGAGACGTACTTGTCATTCGTCAACCGTGCGAGTGTTCAGTCCACGATTCCAGTGATCGCCAGTTTGAACGGATCACGAAGTGAAGTCTGGGTCGATTTCGCCAGGGAATTGGAAGACACCGGGGCGCACGCGATCGAACTGAATTTGACAATTGCCGATTTCGATGGCTACGAGAGTGCCGCAGCGATTGAGGATGAAATTTGTCAGTCGGTCGCCGCGATTGATAGCGTCGTCGATATTCCGGTCTTTGCAAAGTTGCCGCCGCTATTCACCAGCGTGGGCCACCTGGCGCGACGAATCCAGTCGGGAGTTCAGGGTGTGGTGTTGTTTGGCCCCGAACCGGACATGGATTTGTGTCTGGATGATTTGCATTTTCAGTGTCGCTGGGGGCTGACGGAGAAAGGGTCGGTGGTGCATTCGTTGCGAAGGCTGACGCAAGTTCATGCGATGTGTCCGTCCATTCCCATGATCGCCAACGGAGGAATTGGATCGACTGAAGATGCGATCAAGGCACTGTTGTCTGGCGCGGACGCCGTGATGGTGACGTCCGCAATTTACCGTGAGGGACCCAGCGTGATCCGGACCATTCTGGATGGGCTGGTCCAGTTCATGAATTCGCATTCGGTGACCGGGATGAGGCAACTGGCGGCGATGCGTCCTGTCCCCGGCGACTGGGAAAAACGCCGGTTGGGATATATCGCGGCTTTAACCACGAAGGTCGAAGCGGAGCCAAAGTCGAAGGATTGCGGACGCGTCAGCGGCGATCGCTGGGGACATGTCGGTACGTTGGGCTCGGCGTAA
- a CDS encoding NADPH-dependent FMN reductase family protein: protein MRVIVLYGTSSEGELAVARHFCAVMQRKGTPVDMVGLRHDIANEVAINAYDAVVFVVSDWGRHVDPVLEECVRHYRRWLQNAPLAVVGVADCRCHAVDVRDQRGRLVDYLGFQQLSTEMVRVVRYDAGESDERQRFRWFPRRRVTVKETPNVSDPWQVGETTEQETEQCLQEAFVDEFVHRVGNHQRRMAKLRRRGGCKIAF, encoded by the coding sequence GTGCGAGTTATTGTTTTGTACGGGACAAGTTCAGAAGGCGAGCTTGCCGTTGCGCGGCACTTTTGTGCGGTGATGCAGCGAAAGGGGACGCCGGTCGACATGGTTGGCTTACGTCACGACATCGCCAACGAAGTGGCGATCAATGCGTATGACGCCGTGGTTTTTGTCGTATCGGATTGGGGCCGGCACGTCGATCCTGTGTTGGAGGAATGCGTTCGGCACTACCGCAGGTGGCTACAAAACGCTCCCCTGGCGGTGGTCGGTGTAGCGGATTGCCGTTGTCATGCTGTCGATGTCCGTGACCAACGCGGACGCTTGGTGGACTATCTGGGGTTTCAGCAATTGTCGACGGAGATGGTTCGAGTGGTGCGGTACGATGCCGGCGAATCGGACGAACGACAGCGATTCCGGTGGTTCCCACGACGACGGGTGACAGTAAAAGAAACGCCTAACGTTTCCGATCCCTGGCAAGTAGGCGAAACGACAGAGCAGGAAACCGAACAGTGCCTGCAAGAGGCTTTCGTCGACGAATTCGTACATCGAGTGGGCAATCATCAACGTCGAATGGCAAAACTGCGGCGACGCGGTGGATGCAAAATCGCATTTTGA
- a CDS encoding sensor domain-containing diguanylate cyclase/phosphohydrolase, with translation MKLNFANLRLALAFVALATTLLLVLAQWGPVPIDREHQTLSPTFLLAFAGFAWLAFACFTGFVAPRFEAVDVVPNRVRDALNTFTEGLLLIDEQERIVLANDAFAQMIEQQPSRLLGKRASRLRWVCSHDAGIHDFPWMRVLDHHESGKPLGDHSSEQLLRYQMRNGQLRFMAVTAARVRSARDQSRGVLATFRDVTHVEEERADMERMLAVLRANRKEISDRNRELEKLASHDALTDCFNRRSFMAQLHHSFDAAIGRSGNLSCLMFDNDHFKNVNDTYGHSVGDEVLRRVSRTLKDAFDDEGLVCRYGGEEFCVALPGIALEEASQKAEAARKSIEAIRLDDPAELRLTASIGVTDLTFKAPSPQAMIDQADKCLYAAKSQGRNQVVVFDDEIDRLSIDSLKARHTPTSLPELSQEIPFHAAMGLVSALAYRDTATASHCRRVANLCVTAAARLLDQRSTYVLEMAALLHDIGKIALPDDILQKPGPLTPDQWRLIAKHHRIGVEIVSGTFHNAELCEIVRTHPAYYGGRSLIADMPSGKKIPLAARLLTIADTYDVIVTDRPHRKGRSHDEAVAELRRCAGKQFDPILVEHFIATLQSCPESSNTRQAVSRQTALQIGLQIEHLAEAIDNRNLGELQQLASRLIAMAQHHSLDDIVQTSERLQDMAAEPQVRWLRILETTQKLLGLCRSTQSAFVNDPSDPPPPGDDNQVVDPATPTLGADK, from the coding sequence ATGAAACTGAATTTCGCAAATCTCCGGCTTGCACTCGCCTTCGTCGCTCTAGCGACCACGTTGTTGCTTGTCTTGGCGCAGTGGGGCCCGGTCCCAATTGATCGCGAACACCAAACGCTTTCTCCGACCTTTCTCTTGGCATTCGCCGGTTTTGCTTGGCTGGCGTTTGCATGCTTCACCGGCTTTGTCGCCCCTCGTTTCGAAGCGGTCGATGTCGTTCCCAACCGTGTTCGCGATGCACTGAATACCTTCACCGAAGGGCTGCTGTTGATCGATGAACAAGAACGTATCGTGCTGGCCAACGACGCATTCGCTCAGATGATCGAACAGCAACCCAGCCGCTTGCTGGGCAAACGCGCAAGCCGACTGCGGTGGGTGTGCAGCCATGATGCGGGAATCCACGATTTTCCATGGATGCGTGTGCTGGACCATCACGAATCCGGCAAACCACTTGGCGACCACAGCAGCGAACAACTGCTACGGTATCAAATGCGAAACGGACAACTGCGTTTCATGGCAGTGACCGCCGCCCGTGTACGCTCAGCCCGCGATCAATCTCGTGGCGTCTTGGCCACGTTTCGCGATGTGACGCATGTCGAAGAAGAACGCGCGGACATGGAACGCATGCTGGCGGTCTTACGCGCGAATCGAAAAGAAATCAGCGATCGAAATCGCGAACTGGAGAAATTGGCCAGCCATGATGCTTTGACCGACTGTTTCAATCGTCGGTCTTTCATGGCCCAATTGCATCACAGTTTTGATGCCGCCATTGGTCGCTCTGGCAATCTTTCTTGCCTGATGTTCGACAATGACCACTTCAAAAATGTGAATGACACCTATGGGCACAGTGTCGGCGATGAAGTCCTGCGTCGCGTTTCAAGAACGCTCAAGGACGCCTTCGATGACGAAGGGTTGGTGTGCCGATACGGTGGCGAAGAATTCTGCGTTGCATTGCCGGGCATTGCACTCGAAGAAGCGAGCCAGAAGGCCGAAGCGGCGCGAAAAAGCATCGAAGCCATTCGACTGGATGACCCCGCCGAACTCCGTCTGACCGCCAGCATCGGTGTGACCGATCTGACGTTCAAAGCGCCGTCGCCGCAAGCGATGATCGACCAAGCCGACAAGTGCCTGTATGCCGCCAAAAGCCAAGGACGAAACCAAGTCGTCGTCTTTGATGATGAGATCGATCGACTGAGCATCGATAGCCTCAAGGCACGTCACACCCCCACCAGCTTGCCGGAACTTTCCCAAGAAATTCCCTTTCACGCTGCCATGGGACTGGTCAGCGCGTTGGCCTATCGGGACACCGCCACCGCCTCGCATTGCCGTCGGGTGGCCAACCTTTGCGTGACCGCAGCCGCACGCTTGCTGGATCAACGTTCGACTTATGTTTTGGAGATGGCCGCGTTGCTGCACGACATCGGCAAGATCGCCTTGCCCGATGACATCCTGCAAAAACCAGGGCCTCTTACTCCCGATCAGTGGCGTTTGATCGCGAAACACCATCGCATCGGCGTGGAGATCGTCTCGGGAACGTTCCATAACGCCGAACTTTGCGAAATCGTCCGCACGCATCCGGCCTACTACGGCGGTCGATCACTGATCGCGGACATGCCAAGCGGCAAGAAGATCCCGCTGGCGGCACGTCTGCTGACGATTGCCGATACCTACGACGTGATCGTCACCGACCGGCCACACCGCAAGGGCCGATCCCACGACGAAGCGGTCGCAGAGCTGCGCCGGTGTGCCGGGAAACAGTTTGATCCAATTTTGGTCGAACACTTTATCGCGACGTTGCAATCCTGCCCCGAATCAAGCAACACGCGACAAGCGGTCTCTCGCCAGACCGCGCTCCAAATCGGCCTGCAAATCGAACACCTGGCCGAAGCGATCGACAATCGAAATCTGGGTGAATTGCAACAACTGGCTAGCCGGCTGATCGCGATGGCCCAGCATCACAGCCTGGACGACATCGTCCAGACATCCGAACGATTGCAGGACATGGCCGCCGAACCACAAGTCCGCTGGCTTCGAATCTTGGAGACCACACAGAAACTGCTGGGGCTGTGCAGGTCCACACAATCCGCTTTCGTCAATGATCCGTCGGATCCACCACCACCCGGTGATGACAACCAAGTGGTGGATCCCGCCACGCCGACCCTCGGTGCCGACAAGTAA
- a CDS encoding response regulator — translation MSIVRNADLLLVHSDARLAEITCFRLELLGYGIRVCCSGTDALSEISKSVPDLIIVDTTLTDMDGLEWLTRLRAEYAPVDLPALVFSQDPSLETVERAFMSGAQDYLLTPFDPTVLEQKVERLLDSKFSKSPAQ, via the coding sequence GTGTCGATTGTCAGAAACGCTGATCTGCTGTTGGTGCATTCCGATGCTCGGTTGGCGGAAATCACTTGCTTTCGTTTGGAACTGCTGGGGTATGGCATCCGTGTCTGCTGCAGCGGGACGGATGCATTGTCGGAGATTTCCAAGTCCGTTCCTGACTTGATCATCGTCGACACCACTTTGACGGATATGGACGGTTTGGAATGGCTGACGCGACTGCGAGCCGAATACGCGCCGGTCGATTTACCGGCGTTGGTCTTTTCACAAGACCCGTCGCTGGAAACTGTCGAGCGGGCGTTCATGTCCGGTGCACAGGATTATCTGTTGACGCCGTTCGATCCGACGGTGTTGGAACAGAAGGTGGAACGATTGTTGGATTCCAAGTTCAGCAAGAGCCCAGCCCAGTGA